From Marivirga harenae, one genomic window encodes:
- a CDS encoding HD domain-containing protein, which produces MRNPKNLKSTWQALTSTYTDKLEMIEEVWQEIERAYTKSNRHYHNLSHLEFMINKAVRYKHKIKDFDSILFSIFYHDIFHNIKRQDNEKKSAEIATDRLNKLGVPSDKILVCKDQIMATKEHKKNASQDTNFLLDFDLAILGDSPEIYKAYIMKIRKEYAIYPDFLYKMGRKKVIQHFLNMPSIFKTEEFLNNYEQQARENLKAELDGF; this is translated from the coding sequence TTGAGAAATCCAAAAAATCTAAAATCCACATGGCAAGCCCTAACCTCAACATACACCGACAAGCTCGAAATGATAGAAGAAGTATGGCAGGAGATTGAAAGGGCTTACACCAAAAGCAATCGGCATTACCACAATCTGTCTCATTTGGAATTCATGATCAACAAAGCAGTCAGATACAAGCATAAAATTAAAGATTTTGACAGCATTTTGTTTTCCATTTTCTATCATGATATTTTCCACAATATTAAAAGACAGGATAATGAGAAAAAAAGTGCTGAGATTGCTACTGATCGATTGAACAAACTTGGAGTGCCAAGCGATAAGATACTAGTATGCAAAGACCAAATCATGGCCACTAAAGAACATAAAAAGAATGCAAGTCAAGACACCAATTTCCTTTTGGACTTCGACCTTGCCATTTTAGGAGATTCACCTGAAATCTATAAGGCATATATAATGAAAATCAGAAAGGAATATGCAATCTATCCTGATTTTCTATACAAAATGGGGAGGAAGAAAGTGATTCAGCACTTTCTTAACATGCCTAGCATATTTAAAACTGAAGAATTCCTCAATAATTATGAACAACAAGCCAGAGAAAATTTAAAAGCTGAATTAGATGGGTTTTAA
- a CDS encoding GNAT family N-acetyltransferase, producing MKLRLASIQDLKLLKYWDTKQHVVDSDPEDDWNWEIELNRNPVWREQLVAEKDHQPIGFVQIIDPFLEETRYWGKVARNKRAIDIWIGEENDLGKGYGTKMMKLAIERCFADPTVTGILIDPLKSNVRAHKFYLKLGFEFIEEREFDEVPCFVYELKR from the coding sequence ATGAAATTAAGATTAGCTAGCATACAGGATCTAAAATTACTCAAGTATTGGGATACAAAGCAACATGTTGTTGATTCTGATCCTGAAGATGATTGGAATTGGGAAATTGAATTAAATCGCAATCCTGTTTGGAGAGAACAACTGGTAGCTGAGAAAGATCATCAGCCCATCGGTTTTGTTCAGATTATTGATCCGTTCCTAGAAGAAACTCGCTATTGGGGGAAAGTAGCAAGGAATAAAAGAGCAATTGATATCTGGATTGGAGAGGAAAATGACTTAGGCAAAGGTTACGGAACAAAAATGATGAAGCTTGCCATTGAGAGATGTTTTGCTGACCCTACTGTTACCGGTATTCTTATCGATCCATTAAAATCTAATGTCAGAGCACATAAATTTTATCTAAAGCTTGGTTTCGAATTCATTGAGGAAAGGGAATTTGATGAGGTGCCATGCTTTGTATATGAACTAAAAAGGTAA
- a CDS encoding MORN repeat-containing protein, with amino-acid sequence MEKVKKIALIALPIIIIGCLVAIFFISKRKNHFQRQTQAKEEQLENLQKQNELYRQKSMADELFIAGEYQEALQIYLQIEDSIQDNSFMKSRKATIAKFNSLRSELDSTQNMSSSQLVSMEREMDKRVSEVEKEYEEKIANLKSKYNQEVKSLNVTIDQKERQIQNKAELGRLTFYNANGTKIAYFGEMKFGKANGEGVGHYSSNSVYDGDWKNNMKHGKGTYKWVDGHKYVGEYLNDKREGEGTYFWNTGEKYQGDWKNDKRYGQGTLYDKDGNVKLEGEWKNDQFVQ; translated from the coding sequence ATGGAAAAAGTGAAAAAAATAGCGCTAATCGCATTACCCATAATCATTATCGGGTGTTTAGTGGCAATCTTCTTTATCAGCAAAAGAAAAAATCATTTTCAGAGGCAAACACAAGCGAAGGAAGAACAGCTAGAAAACCTGCAAAAACAAAATGAGTTGTACAGGCAGAAATCCATGGCTGACGAGCTTTTCATCGCAGGTGAATATCAGGAAGCACTGCAAATCTACTTGCAGATAGAAGACTCAATTCAGGATAATAGCTTTATGAAGAGTCGTAAAGCAACTATTGCCAAATTCAATTCTTTGCGTTCTGAATTGGACAGTACTCAAAATATGAGTAGCTCTCAATTAGTTAGTATGGAACGTGAAATGGATAAGAGAGTAAGCGAAGTAGAAAAAGAATATGAAGAAAAGATAGCTAACCTAAAAAGTAAATATAATCAGGAAGTAAAGTCTTTAAATGTCACAATTGACCAAAAAGAAAGACAAATTCAAAATAAGGCAGAACTGGGTCGTTTAACCTTCTATAATGCAAATGGGACCAAAATAGCCTACTTTGGCGAAATGAAATTTGGAAAGGCAAATGGTGAAGGAGTAGGTCACTATAGTTCTAATAGCGTATATGATGGTGATTGGAAAAATAACATGAAACATGGTAAAGGGACGTATAAATGGGTAGATGGCCACAAATATGTAGGTGAGTATCTGAATGACAAAAGAGAAGGAGAAGGCACCTACTTCTGGAATACAGGTGAAAAATACCAAGGTGATTGGAAAAATGACAAAAGATATGGTCAAGGAACACTTTATGACAAAGACGGTAACGTAAAGCTAGAGGGTGAATGGAAAAACGATCAGTTCGTGCAGTAA
- a CDS encoding FMN-binding negative transcriptional regulator, which produces MYNLPRYREKDKKVIKDFISAYPFAFLSGCDLDGRPTATQLPLFLENSNGKEVLRGHLMKGTDHHKAFLHNENVLAVFTGRHTYVSATWYQNPNTASTWNYMSVHVKGVLRFVNEDELAEILQMTSLHFEGQNQRSATVYDNLPEDFKRRTLQLIAGFEIEVEEIDAVFKLSQDNDVDSYHNIIRKLKELDEDGRTIASEMEKRTELLFPKHTE; this is translated from the coding sequence ATGTATAATCTTCCACGCTATCGAGAAAAAGACAAGAAAGTAATTAAAGATTTTATTAGTGCGTACCCTTTTGCATTTTTGTCGGGTTGTGATTTAGATGGCCGACCTACTGCAACTCAACTGCCACTATTTCTTGAAAATAGCAATGGAAAGGAAGTACTAAGAGGACATTTAATGAAAGGTACTGATCACCATAAGGCATTTTTACATAATGAAAATGTCCTTGCTGTTTTTACAGGCCGGCACACTTATGTTAGCGCGACTTGGTACCAGAATCCCAACACGGCATCAACATGGAATTATATGAGTGTGCATGTAAAGGGAGTCTTAAGATTCGTGAATGAGGACGAACTCGCAGAGATTCTTCAGATGACCTCTCTGCATTTTGAAGGTCAAAACCAGCGTTCGGCCACAGTTTATGACAATTTACCAGAAGATTTCAAACGTAGGACCCTCCAATTAATAGCAGGTTTTGAAATTGAAGTGGAAGAAATTGATGCGGTGTTTAAATTAAGCCAAGACAACGATGTTGATAGCTACCATAATATTATTAGAAAGCTAAAAGAACTGGACGAAGATGGACGTACGATTGCATCAGAAATGGAAAAACGTACAGAATTATTGTTCCCAAAGCATACAGAGTGA
- a CDS encoding toxin-antitoxin system YwqK family antitoxin, with product MKRFLLILIIFISLPLALLAQEEEIPQDTVPTPSDTIKKTFQFLDGAPVTIDLNTEEEEEDDDKEKKKEKKKRNFYYDKKVRKNYTLSGYGNNVTRELFNYLKKEYVEPDPYVRDFYWYDFQRKEIRSTKNADPKFAGILHGPYEKMKDEQVIEKGMFWNGLKHGRWMRYDNNGILLDKLTYFKGWPIDSKITYYNEEKREHVKEVIPIEHGEKEGTYLYFHKNGQIAVQGEYRFDQKVGLWAEYYDQRRRRKKTIQYGRDPFDKNFEPYINQEWNAKGELVYDREQWNRKFASK from the coding sequence ATGAAGAGATTCTTACTCATATTAATTATATTCATCAGTTTGCCGTTGGCATTACTTGCGCAAGAAGAAGAAATTCCTCAAGATACAGTACCTACGCCATCTGACACCATTAAAAAAACCTTTCAATTTTTGGATGGTGCACCTGTTACTATCGATTTGAACACAGAAGAAGAGGAAGAAGATGACGATAAGGAAAAAAAGAAGGAAAAGAAAAAACGAAATTTCTATTACGACAAAAAAGTCAGAAAAAACTACACATTATCAGGCTATGGAAACAATGTAACTCGAGAGCTATTCAATTACCTTAAAAAAGAATATGTTGAGCCAGATCCTTATGTAAGAGATTTTTATTGGTATGATTTTCAACGAAAGGAAATAAGAAGCACTAAAAATGCAGATCCGAAATTTGCTGGGATTTTGCACGGTCCATATGAAAAGATGAAGGACGAGCAAGTAATTGAAAAAGGCATGTTTTGGAACGGACTCAAACATGGCCGATGGATGCGATACGATAATAACGGAATCCTTTTAGATAAACTCACCTACTTTAAAGGATGGCCAATAGATTCAAAAATCACCTATTATAATGAAGAGAAAAGAGAACATGTAAAAGAAGTAATCCCGATTGAGCATGGAGAGAAAGAAGGCACATATCTCTATTTTCATAAAAACGGGCAAATAGCAGTTCAAGGGGAATATCGATTTGACCAAAAAGTAGGACTTTGGGCTGAATACTATGACCAAAGGCGAAGGAGAAAAAAGACTATTCAATATGGAAGAGATCCGTTTGACAAAAATTTTGAGCCTTATATTAATCAAGAATGGAACGCAAAGGGTGAATTAGTATATGATCGAGAGCAGTGGAATCGTAAGTTTGCATCCAAATGA
- a CDS encoding rhodanese-like domain-containing protein, with amino-acid sequence MSFLRRLFGLGPAVDMKALVDEGAIIVDVRTKGEFQQGHIKNAMNIPVDSIGSNLSKLKNKDKTIITCCASGMRSGTAKNILKSKGYEKVYNGGAWTSLNRKIE; translated from the coding sequence ATGAGTTTCTTAAGAAGATTATTCGGATTAGGGCCTGCAGTTGACATGAAAGCATTGGTAGACGAAGGTGCGATCATAGTAGATGTGAGAACCAAAGGTGAATTTCAACAAGGGCATATTAAAAATGCAATGAATATTCCGGTTGATAGTATTGGCTCAAATTTATCGAAATTGAAAAATAAAGATAAGACAATTATCACCTGTTGTGCTTCAGGTATGCGAAGTGGAACTGCCAAGAATATTTTGAAATCAAAAGGGTACGAAAAAGTCTACAACGGTGGTGCTTGGACCTCCCTCAATCGAAAAATAGAATGA
- a CDS encoding class I SAM-dependent methyltransferase, protein MKEFWNERYAKEEFIYGTEPNEFFRDVLAVLPIGKIILPCDGEGRNAVYAAKKGWEVNAFDFSPSAKEKARALAKQEMVYPVFEVADMREKDFKEDSADVVALIYAHFPAELRKIAHQKAVKWLKPGGKLILEAFNPKQMENASGGPKNIDMLYTEEMLSKDFEDLNIEKLEVLEINLSEGNFHQGKADVIRLIAEK, encoded by the coding sequence ATGAAAGAATTTTGGAATGAACGATATGCGAAAGAGGAATTCATCTATGGCACTGAGCCCAATGAATTTTTTCGTGATGTTTTAGCGGTTTTACCAATAGGTAAAATCATTTTGCCCTGCGATGGGGAAGGAAGAAATGCAGTTTACGCAGCTAAAAAAGGCTGGGAAGTCAACGCTTTTGATTTTAGTCCTTCAGCAAAAGAGAAAGCAAGAGCTCTTGCTAAACAAGAAATGGTGTATCCTGTTTTTGAGGTAGCGGACATGCGAGAAAAAGATTTTAAAGAAGATTCTGCTGATGTGGTAGCTTTGATTTATGCACATTTCCCAGCCGAATTAAGAAAAATTGCTCATCAGAAAGCGGTTAAATGGTTGAAGCCAGGAGGGAAGTTGATATTGGAAGCCTTTAATCCCAAGCAAATGGAAAATGCATCAGGTGGACCTAAAAATATTGACATGCTTTATACTGAAGAGATGCTTTCTAAAGACTTCGAAGATTTGAACATTGAAAAACTAGAGGTTTTAGAGATAAATTTGTCAGAAGGTAATT
- a CDS encoding outer membrane beta-barrel protein, whose product MMMKGVLTFVSLLSFWLIFSPCEIFAQDYGLKGGVVISTINGQGNTSLRPGLQVGAFKKFGATERLFVQMEALFTQKGSWNWDKQNHNNINLYYFDFALMFGIIVGEKFTINLGIQPSVFVGGNYKYFEDGLDRNMSLYGEVSAMDYATLFGLEYDLNDDFTLGGRFNYSFVPLQSYNNIFSESGDLPYSMVLQLYAKLKMDKVLNMITADD is encoded by the coding sequence ATGATGATGAAAGGAGTTTTAACATTTGTTTCATTGCTTTCCTTTTGGCTTATTTTTAGCCCATGTGAAATATTTGCTCAAGACTATGGGCTTAAAGGGGGGGTGGTGATTTCTACAATAAACGGACAAGGAAATACAAGTTTAAGACCTGGTTTGCAAGTCGGTGCCTTTAAAAAATTTGGTGCTACTGAAAGACTTTTTGTGCAAATGGAAGCATTGTTTACTCAAAAAGGCTCTTGGAATTGGGATAAGCAAAATCATAATAATATCAATTTGTATTACTTCGATTTTGCTTTGATGTTTGGAATTATTGTAGGTGAAAAGTTCACCATTAATTTAGGTATTCAACCATCAGTTTTTGTAGGAGGTAATTATAAATACTTTGAAGATGGACTAGACCGAAATATGAGCTTATATGGGGAAGTTAGTGCTATGGATTATGCCACTTTATTTGGATTGGAATATGATTTAAATGATGATTTCACACTGGGAGGAAGATTTAATTATAGTTTTGTTCCCCTACAATCTTATAATAACATATTTTCGGAAAGTGGAGATCTTCCTTATTCCATGGTACTTCAACTATATGCCAAATTGAAAATGGATAAAGTATTGAATATGATCACAGCAGATGATTAA
- a CDS encoding DUF4293 domain-containing protein, with translation MIQRIQTIFLLIVGLAMLMFLFAPIWQKVDSSSGASYTLTAFYLEMVSAPEDGVKNEFMPYVVPGILGLLAVCIAFIAIGVYKKRMRQIMLSSLNSILIGTALGLSAYWATQAEGEFLPGIQGNYSYGLFLPAIALVFNSLAVRFIRKDERLVRSMDRLR, from the coding sequence ATGATTCAAAGAATTCAAACTATATTTTTATTGATTGTAGGCTTGGCTATGTTGATGTTTTTATTTGCTCCAATTTGGCAAAAAGTAGATTCCAGCTCTGGCGCTTCTTACACCTTGACCGCTTTTTATCTCGAAATGGTTAGTGCTCCTGAAGACGGAGTTAAAAATGAATTTATGCCTTATGTGGTGCCAGGTATTTTGGGTCTCCTCGCTGTTTGTATTGCCTTCATTGCTATTGGAGTGTATAAAAAGCGCATGAGGCAAATCATGCTTTCTTCCTTAAATTCTATTCTAATTGGTACTGCATTAGGGCTTTCTGCTTACTGGGCAACTCAAGCTGAAGGGGAATTTCTACCAGGTATACAAGGAAATTATAGTTATGGTCTATTCTTACCAGCTATCGCCTTGGTTTTTAATTCGCTTGCAGTTCGTTTTATTAGAAAGGATGAAAGACTGGTACGATCAATGGACAGATTGAGATAG
- the crcB gene encoding fluoride efflux transporter CrcB translates to MIKNLLLIGLGGGIGSIARYATSQFAQKYLTNFLPYGTFIANILGSLLIGVLLGYLIENPSQNFKLLLVTGFCGGYTTFSTFTYENFSYLQNGQIGMFLLYASGSIMLGLIAVLVGFSLVKLF, encoded by the coding sequence ATGATCAAAAATTTGCTTTTAATAGGCTTGGGTGGTGGAATTGGAAGCATAGCTAGATATGCCACTTCTCAATTTGCCCAAAAATATCTAACCAATTTCCTACCTTACGGCACATTCATAGCCAATATCTTAGGCTCTTTGCTTATTGGTGTTTTGTTAGGCTATTTGATTGAGAACCCTTCTCAAAATTTTAAATTGTTATTGGTCACAGGCTTTTGTGGTGGCTATACCACATTTTCCACTTTTACTTATGAGAATTTCAGCTATTTGCAAAATGGACAAATTGGGATGTTTTTGCTGTATGCATCGGGAAGTATTATGCTAGGTTTGATAGCTGTACTTGTAGGCTTTAGTTTAGTTAAATTATTTTGA
- a CDS encoding helix-turn-helix domain-containing protein, whose amino-acid sequence MAIIINLDVEMAKRKMSLNELSEKVGLTLSNLSILKTGKAKAIRFSTLATICRVLDCQPGDILEYVDE is encoded by the coding sequence ATGGCAATAATAATAAATTTAGATGTTGAAATGGCCAAAAGAAAAATGTCTCTTAATGAACTTTCGGAAAAAGTGGGTTTGACATTATCAAATCTATCAATTCTAAAAACAGGCAAAGCTAAGGCTATTAGATTTAGCACTTTGGCTACCATTTGCCGTGTGTTGGATTGCCAACCTGGAGATATTTTAGAATATGTGGATGAGTAA
- a CDS encoding DUF2490 domain-containing protein, whose translation MRKLFLIIFLSSCFHINAQELEPEFEAMGTNLWLSSYNKFRIGDKLYWAGEMHYRRIGSSTTPYVDRMAQIYNRHGLNYVVSPNFNFTVGGVFRLNFTPQPSNPEYDPLYVEPRIWHQYLFVLPFPRFMLYNRIRIEHRWKRGSRTTQDEFKFGNRWRYNFYMKIPINNDQLKPGTFYVSPSMELIMQSGKNVVGSFVEDLRLYGNVGYIASPRVSSSLGLMYTTGQNLNDPTLYRRRLIVRLSTYISLDFRKEEQQIPTIKLSD comes from the coding sequence ATGAGAAAATTATTTTTAATCATATTTCTAAGTTCTTGCTTTCATATTAATGCCCAAGAACTAGAGCCTGAATTTGAAGCCATGGGAACAAATCTATGGCTTAGTTCCTACAACAAATTTAGGATCGGTGATAAATTGTATTGGGCAGGTGAAATGCATTACAGAAGAATAGGCAGTTCGACCACTCCCTATGTGGATAGAATGGCTCAAATTTATAATAGACACGGACTCAACTACGTAGTATCTCCCAATTTCAATTTTACTGTGGGGGGAGTATTTCGATTAAATTTTACACCGCAACCAAGCAATCCTGAGTATGATCCATTGTACGTAGAGCCGCGGATTTGGCACCAGTATTTGTTTGTTTTGCCCTTTCCTAGGTTTATGTTATATAATAGAATTAGAATTGAGCATAGATGGAAAAGAGGAAGCAGAACAACGCAAGATGAATTCAAATTCGGAAATCGCTGGCGTTATAATTTTTACATGAAAATACCAATAAATAATGACCAACTAAAACCTGGTACTTTTTACGTCTCTCCTAGCATGGAACTTATTATGCAAAGCGGTAAAAATGTAGTGGGGAGTTTCGTGGAAGATTTAAGACTCTACGGAAATGTTGGTTATATTGCAAGCCCTCGAGTATCTAGTTCTTTAGGATTAATGTACACTACTGGTCAAAACTTGAATGATCCTACGCTTTATAGAAGAAGACTAATTGTTAGATTAAGCACCTATATTTCTTTAGATTTCAGAAAAGAAGAACAACAAATTCCGACTATAAAACTTTCAGATTAA
- the htpG gene encoding molecular chaperone HtpG, with the protein MQEKGSISIHSENIFPIIKKFLYSDHEVFLRELVSNAVDATQKIKSLGTLGEYDGDLGDLSIEIKIDKKKKTLHVIDKGIGMTGEEIKKYINQIAFSGATEFVEKYKEKGEGSGIIGHFGLGFYSAFMVADKVEINSLSREKDATPANWVCDGSTEFELNAGKKKERGTEIILHINKDSEEFLEEHRVNEILTKYCKFLPVPIIFGETEETIKEGEGDDAKEKKVNVPKVINNTTPLWTKAPNDLTDQEYKDFYKELYPFSEDPLFWIHLNVDYPFNLTGILYFPKIKNDFDIQKNKIQLYSRQVFITDEVKDVVPEFLMLMHGVIDSPDIPLNVSRSYLQADSNVKKINNHITKKVADKLAELYKNDRKSFEEKWESIGLFVKYGMMSDDKFYDKAKKFCLLQSIEQNKYFTLDEYKESVAGNQTDKDGNVTILYATNPDKQDAYITSAQKKGYDVVLLDSPIDSHFINQLEQKLEKTNMKRVDADIVDKLIDKDEKAESVLSDDEKEKLKKVFEEAINNSSMTVAVEALSPDELPVSLTMPEFMRRMKDMQQTGGGMPFMGGMPDQYNLTINANHKMASKILKAESEDAQKNIAKQNYDLALLSQNMLNGKDLTNFISRSVEMMEK; encoded by the coding sequence ATGCAAGAAAAAGGTAGTATTTCGATCCATTCGGAAAATATTTTTCCAATAATTAAGAAGTTTTTGTACTCGGACCATGAAGTATTTCTTCGCGAATTGGTATCCAATGCAGTAGACGCCACCCAAAAAATCAAGAGCCTCGGTACACTTGGTGAGTATGATGGTGATTTAGGAGACTTAAGCATCGAAATAAAAATAGATAAAAAGAAAAAAACTTTACATGTCATCGATAAGGGTATCGGAATGACAGGTGAAGAAATCAAAAAATATATTAACCAAATTGCCTTTTCCGGTGCTACTGAATTCGTTGAGAAATACAAAGAAAAAGGCGAAGGATCAGGCATCATCGGCCACTTTGGTTTAGGATTTTATTCAGCTTTCATGGTAGCTGATAAGGTAGAGATTAATTCTCTTTCCAGAGAAAAAGATGCTACTCCTGCAAATTGGGTTTGTGATGGAAGTACTGAATTTGAGCTTAATGCAGGCAAAAAGAAAGAAAGAGGTACTGAGATCATCTTGCATATCAACAAAGATTCAGAGGAATTTCTAGAAGAACATAGAGTCAATGAAATATTGACCAAGTACTGTAAGTTCCTACCTGTACCTATCATTTTTGGTGAAACTGAAGAAACCATTAAAGAAGGTGAAGGAGATGATGCCAAAGAGAAAAAAGTTAATGTCCCAAAGGTAATCAACAATACAACTCCACTCTGGACAAAAGCTCCTAATGACTTGACGGACCAAGAATATAAGGATTTCTACAAAGAGCTTTATCCATTCAGTGAAGATCCATTATTCTGGATTCACCTAAATGTGGATTATCCTTTTAATTTGACAGGGATTCTGTACTTCCCAAAAATCAAAAATGATTTTGACATTCAGAAGAACAAGATTCAGCTGTACTCTCGTCAGGTATTTATCACTGATGAGGTTAAAGATGTTGTGCCAGAATTCCTGATGTTAATGCATGGAGTAATCGACTCTCCAGATATTCCATTGAACGTTTCAAGAAGTTATTTGCAAGCTGACAGTAATGTGAAGAAAATTAACAATCACATCACCAAGAAAGTAGCAGATAAACTGGCGGAATTATATAAAAATGATAGAAAATCATTTGAAGAGAAATGGGAAAGCATAGGCCTTTTCGTGAAGTACGGAATGATGAGTGATGATAAATTCTACGACAAGGCTAAGAAATTCTGTTTACTCCAAAGCATAGAGCAGAACAAATATTTCACTTTAGATGAGTATAAAGAAAGCGTTGCTGGAAATCAGACAGATAAAGATGGGAATGTAACCATTCTATATGCCACCAATCCAGATAAGCAAGATGCTTACATCACATCCGCACAGAAAAAAGGCTATGATGTGGTGTTACTGGACAGCCCTATAGACAGTCATTTTATCAATCAGCTTGAGCAAAAATTGGAAAAAACCAACATGAAGCGAGTGGATGCCGATATAGTCGATAAATTGATTGATAAAGACGAAAAAGCAGAAAGTGTACTTTCAGATGATGAAAAGGAAAAGCTGAAAAAAGTATTTGAAGAAGCTATTAACAATTCGTCTATGACAGTTGCGGTGGAAGCCTTATCTCCTGACGAATTGCCTGTTTCTCTAACTATGCCCGAATTTATGCGCAGAATGAAAGATATGCAGCAAACAGGCGGGGGAATGCCGTTCATGGGCGGAATGCCGGATCAGTACAATCTGACGATCAATGCTAATCATAAAATGGCTTCAAAAATCTTGAAAGCAGAAAGCGAAGATGCTCAAAAGAATATTGCTAAGCAAAATTATGACTTAGCGCTACTTTCACAAAACATGCTGAACGGCAAAGATTTAACCAACTTCATCAGCAGAAGTGTGGAAATGATGGAAAAGTAA
- a CDS encoding DUF2975 domain-containing protein — MMSISNNFVFKALHVVAYIIFIGLCIEAGGLLVNFVFSLYKPEMVENLYQKLNIVEMYERSQWNFFGLYSFILVIAILKAHLFYVVIRLMHKMDLSKPFNSFVSRQILKISYYTLSIGFISHIGRQLARNLMHHGLASDNLNDFWADSQAFILMGAVIYIIATIFKKGVEIQNENELTV, encoded by the coding sequence ATGATGTCAATTTCAAATAACTTCGTATTCAAAGCCCTTCATGTAGTGGCTTATATCATTTTTATAGGCCTTTGCATTGAAGCGGGCGGATTATTAGTGAATTTTGTATTTAGCTTATATAAGCCTGAAATGGTTGAAAATCTGTATCAAAAGCTCAACATAGTTGAAATGTATGAGCGTAGTCAATGGAATTTTTTCGGTCTCTATAGCTTCATTCTAGTCATTGCCATTTTAAAAGCACACCTTTTTTACGTTGTTATCAGGCTTATGCATAAAATGGATTTGTCGAAGCCATTTAATTCTTTTGTTTCCAGGCAAATTTTAAAAATTAGTTATTACACGCTCTCGATTGGGTTCATTAGTCACATTGGAAGGCAACTTGCTAGAAATCTAATGCATCATGGATTGGCAAGCGATAATTTAAATGATTTTTGGGCTGATAGTCAAGCCTTTATTTTAATGGGTGCTGTAATTTATATTATTGCTACAATTTTCAAGAAAGGAGTAGAAATCCAAAACGAAAATGAGTTGACGGTTTAA
- a CDS encoding rhodanese-like domain-containing protein: MSNSNKTIIDVRSEGEFAMGHAEGAMNIPLNEVESRVQEIEKMEGEIILCCASGNRSGMAQQMLQSKGIECHNGGSWFAAENYAMSL, translated from the coding sequence ATGAGTAATTCAAATAAAACGATTATTGACGTGAGGTCAGAGGGAGAGTTCGCAATGGGACATGCAGAGGGAGCAATGAATATCCCTTTAAATGAGGTCGAATCCAGAGTTCAAGAGATTGAAAAAATGGAGGGTGAAATTATTCTGTGTTGTGCTTCAGGAAACAGAAGCGGAATGGCACAACAAATGTTGCAATCAAAAGGAATTGAATGTCACAATGGTGGGTCTTGGTTTGCAGCAGAAAATTATGCGATGAGCCTATGA